A stretch of the Ignavibacteriales bacterium genome encodes the following:
- a CDS encoding DUF1573 domain-containing protein, translating into MRSVFSGGCMRFWTVGLLLVVLAGIGVAQPKLTVDKTSIDMGVIYNGATKKARVVIKNIGRDTLRILGVTTSCGCTTVRQPRAFLKTGESDAVEVDFNSTGFRGKIEKHVNIMTNDPASPTTYVTLVGDVIEELQPINNGSVLWFGSVPKDKQVEQTVAFKNVSGKVLTITGYNSSSPDVLVSFGKRTVLPADTLRLLVKVTPRKTDYFNELLILETDSKKQTQVPVRVTLIGVTPN; encoded by the coding sequence ATGAGATCAGTATTCAGCGGGGGATGCATGCGTTTCTGGACAGTGGGTCTTCTCCTTGTTGTTCTCGCCGGGATCGGCGTTGCGCAGCCTAAGCTCACTGTGGACAAAACCAGTATCGACATGGGAGTCATTTATAACGGGGCCACGAAAAAGGCGCGCGTGGTGATCAAGAACATCGGCCGGGACACACTCCGGATCCTTGGCGTGACGACCTCCTGCGGATGCACGACGGTGCGTCAACCGAGAGCATTCTTGAAAACGGGTGAGTCCGACGCGGTGGAGGTTGATTTCAACTCAACCGGGTTCCGCGGGAAGATCGAGAAGCACGTAAATATCATGACGAACGATCCTGCTTCGCCTACCACATATGTCACACTGGTGGGAGACGTCATCGAAGAGCTCCAGCCGATAAACAATGGCTCCGTGCTCTGGTTCGGAAGCGTTCCGAAGGACAAACAGGTGGAGCAAACCGTCGCATTCAAAAACGTCTCGGGGAAAGTTCTAACGATCACCGGGTACAATTCCTCATCACCCGATGTGTTGGTTTCTTTCGGCAAACGGACCGTACTCCCAGCGGACACTCTCCGCCTTCTTGTGAAGGTCACACCGAGGAAGACAGATTATTTCAACGAACTCCTTATTCTTGAAACAGACAGCAAGAAGCAGACGCAAGTCCCCGTGCGCGTCACACTTATCGGAGTAACCCCGAATTGA
- a CDS encoding 3-hydroxyacyl-CoA dehydrogenase NAD-binding domain-containing protein, translated as MVKHLGVVGAGTIGTGIAHIGALAGIEVSLYDVNDTLLRQALERIKTRLNSSVGKGELTENQLAEAVRRLHPRTRLAELDHSDIVVEAVIEDLRIKKDLFKHLEADTKPTTILASTTSSLSLTAIASSTRHPEKVLGLHFLDSPASTGLIEIVRGQRTSSESIDRSIDFVRQLNKTAVVVQDSPGFIVNRLVQPLYGEALRILGERIAEREQIDRIMKTVGGFGLGPFESMDATGLDQCLSLAESMYAQTSGNPRYRPHTLLKQMVDSGILGKSTGLGFYAYEGGESK; from the coding sequence ATGGTCAAACATCTCGGAGTTGTCGGCGCCGGTACGATAGGGACAGGCATAGCGCACATCGGCGCTCTTGCCGGAATTGAAGTCTCATTGTACGACGTCAACGACACACTCCTCCGCCAGGCGCTCGAGCGCATCAAGACCCGTCTGAACAGCAGCGTCGGAAAGGGCGAGCTCACCGAAAACCAGCTGGCGGAAGCAGTCAGACGGCTGCATCCGCGTACGCGCCTGGCCGAACTCGACCACTCCGACATCGTCGTGGAGGCGGTCATCGAGGACCTTCGGATCAAGAAGGATCTGTTCAAGCATCTGGAAGCCGACACAAAGCCGACAACCATTCTGGCTTCGACGACATCGTCACTCTCCCTCACGGCAATCGCTTCGTCGACCCGTCATCCTGAAAAAGTGCTTGGCCTGCATTTCCTGGACTCTCCAGCATCCACCGGGCTCATCGAGATTGTTCGCGGTCAGCGCACATCTTCCGAATCGATCGACCGATCAATAGACTTTGTCAGGCAGCTGAACAAGACGGCCGTCGTGGTTCAGGACTCTCCGGGGTTCATCGTCAATCGCCTCGTGCAGCCGTTGTACGGCGAAGCCCTCAGGATCCTTGGTGAACGAATAGCCGAGCGCGAACAAATCGACCGAATCATGAAAACTGTGGGTGGATTCGGACTCGGGCCATTCGAATCCATGGATGCAACCGGACTCGATCAATGTCTTTCCCTGGCGGAATCGATGTACGCTCAGACTTCAGGAAATCCGCGGTACAGACCTCACACACTGCTGAAACAGATGGTCGACTCGGGAATTCTTGGCAAGTCAACAGGTCTCGGATTCTACGCATACGAAGGCGGCGAGAGCAAGTGA
- a CDS encoding 3-hydroxyacyl-CoA dehydrogenase family protein → MKKKAPVRARAHENAGPDRTAVYIIGDWQIVAEFVPLCISNGFFVYFDFNTVPDNAPAFDPELSRKSAQIPRDISFALELTNLDLEQKRKNLTLLDKTLLPTTAIASSSVTVSATEQSSWITHKGRLVGCAALPSISFKPLIEIAPTAFTPTGTVSVVQRFFRSIGKEIELVQDRVGMVFPRIVCQMINEAAFALQEEIAAPQDIDAAMKTGARYPLGPIEWADRIGLEHVHAVLKALHGDLGEDRYCIAPLLKQMAVSGTWWRRTQAHNDERLSV, encoded by the coding sequence GTGAAGAAGAAAGCCCCTGTGCGGGCAAGAGCTCACGAGAACGCCGGCCCCGATCGAACCGCCGTCTATATTATTGGAGACTGGCAGATCGTCGCCGAATTTGTTCCCCTCTGTATTTCCAACGGGTTTTTCGTTTATTTTGATTTCAATACTGTTCCGGACAACGCACCGGCCTTTGATCCCGAACTCAGCAGGAAATCGGCCCAGATCCCCCGGGACATCTCATTTGCACTTGAGCTCACAAACCTCGACCTTGAACAAAAGCGAAAAAACCTCACGCTTCTCGACAAGACTCTGCTTCCCACGACGGCTATCGCGAGTTCCTCCGTCACCGTTTCCGCCACCGAGCAGTCATCGTGGATCACGCACAAGGGTCGGCTAGTCGGGTGTGCGGCGCTCCCTTCGATCAGCTTCAAGCCACTGATAGAGATTGCGCCGACTGCATTTACGCCGACCGGAACAGTAAGCGTTGTTCAACGGTTCTTCCGGTCCATCGGGAAGGAGATCGAGCTGGTACAGGATAGGGTCGGGATGGTTTTTCCCCGGATCGTGTGCCAGATGATCAATGAGGCAGCTTTCGCTTTGCAGGAGGAAATCGCGGCACCGCAGGACATCGACGCGGCGATGAAGACCGGGGCGCGCTATCCGCTGGGACCGATCGAGTGGGCCGACAGGATCGGACTTGAACATGTGCATGCTGTTCTCAAAGCGCTCCACGGGGATCTCGGCGAGGACCGCTATTGCATTGCCCCCCTGCTGAAACAGATGGCTGTGAGCGGCACGTGGTGGCGCAGGACTCAGGCACACAATGATGAAAGGCTTTCCGTATGA
- a CDS encoding DUF2911 domain-containing protein — protein MKRFLTVLFIVILTVIVAGQDAFAQTPQSPQLPLLRIPRLSQGAKITQVIGLSEVTIYYHRPGVKGREIWGGLLPFDSLWRAGANEPTLFTFSDEVTIEGKKLSAGTYRMVTFPGKTQWTVIFNSEVKNWGTMYDAQYDVLKFTVKPETAPHEEWMSFSFTDLTPSSARVELAWEKVKIGFKMEFNAVGKIGSSVGTWQILNSAARYALTEKVFNAEAMSWADRSIAMDKNPTNMGTKAELLAAGGKVKEAIALAEEAMALGKSKDAKFEGSRGGQALSKLITDLKKKM, from the coding sequence ATGAAACGATTTCTCACGGTGTTGTTCATCGTCATCCTCACTGTCATCGTGGCGGGCCAGGATGCCTTTGCACAAACGCCACAATCTCCGCAGCTGCCGCTGCTGCGCATCCCGCGGCTCAGCCAGGGAGCGAAGATCACACAGGTCATTGGCCTGAGCGAAGTGACAATTTACTACCATCGCCCCGGAGTCAAAGGACGTGAAATATGGGGCGGACTTCTTCCCTTCGACTCACTCTGGCGCGCAGGCGCAAACGAGCCGACCCTTTTCACCTTCAGCGACGAAGTCACCATCGAAGGAAAGAAACTTTCTGCGGGAACCTACAGAATGGTTACCTTCCCGGGGAAGACCCAATGGACAGTGATCTTCAATTCCGAAGTGAAGAACTGGGGAACGATGTACGATGCTCAATATGACGTCTTGAAATTCACGGTGAAGCCGGAAACTGCACCGCACGAGGAGTGGATGTCATTCTCCTTCACCGATTTGACCCCCTCTTCCGCCCGTGTGGAGCTGGCTTGGGAAAAGGTCAAAATCGGTTTCAAGATGGAATTCAATGCAGTCGGGAAAATTGGATCCTCTGTCGGGACCTGGCAAATACTGAATAGTGCGGCCCGGTATGCGCTCACGGAGAAGGTGTTCAACGCTGAGGCGATGAGCTGGGCCGATCGGTCGATCGCGATGGACAAGAATCCCACGAACATGGGAACGAAGGCAGAACTCCTCGCAGCAGGCGGAAAAGTCAAAGAGGCGATTGCCCTGGCGGAAGAAGCGATGGCTCTCGGGAAATCCAAGGATGCGAAGTTTGAAGGCTCCCGAGGCGGTCAGGCACTCAGCAAACTCATCACTGACCTGAAGAAGAAGATGTAG
- a CDS encoding rhodanese-like domain-containing protein has translation MTRFKQALREAGILILVAGALGLIYTSATQKGLFARGPRSKPALRADVPAPSMISRDEARSLFESGAATFIDTRHNFDYDLGHIKGAINVPLKDYDLKKAALSEIPKARILIAYCDGAECNSSIELSVKLMKDGYRNVKIFFGGWREWVDAKLPVEKRP, from the coding sequence TTGACCCGGTTCAAACAGGCGTTGCGAGAAGCTGGCATTCTGATCCTTGTCGCCGGAGCGCTCGGGCTCATCTATACCTCTGCCACACAGAAGGGTCTTTTTGCCCGCGGCCCCCGGTCGAAACCAGCGCTGCGCGCGGACGTCCCCGCCCCTTCCATGATTTCGCGGGACGAAGCCCGGTCATTGTTTGAATCCGGCGCTGCAACGTTCATCGATACCCGGCACAATTTTGATTACGATCTCGGCCATATCAAAGGAGCGATCAACGTACCGTTGAAGGACTACGATCTGAAAAAAGCCGCCCTGAGCGAAATCCCGAAGGCCCGAATTCTTATCGCTTACTGTGACGGAGCAGAATGTAATTCAAGCATCGAACTCTCCGTGAAACTCATGAAAGACGGCTACCGAAATGTGAAGATATTCTTCGGCGGATGGCGCGAATGGGTTGACGCGAAGTTGCCGGTCGAGAAACGACCATGA
- a CDS encoding DoxX family membrane protein, with product MKNLLQNPHLVLVVRVFIGLLFIVSSVEKIADPGVFAQSIANYKMLPEWLPPLIATILPWLELLCGFSVLFGALARGSSLLLTAMLVIFTMAVVVALGRGLDISCGCFTQDPATGKIGWMKVLQNSTLIVLTLFLYFSRSESFTLFQYLLKFIPDGTEPR from the coding sequence ATGAAGAACCTGCTCCAAAATCCACACTTGGTACTGGTAGTCCGCGTGTTCATCGGACTGCTGTTTATCGTGAGCAGCGTCGAGAAGATCGCCGATCCAGGTGTTTTTGCCCAGTCCATCGCAAACTACAAGATGCTCCCGGAGTGGCTGCCTCCCCTCATCGCCACGATTCTGCCATGGCTGGAACTCCTATGCGGGTTTTCGGTACTGTTCGGAGCGTTGGCACGCGGGAGTTCGCTGCTTCTCACGGCCATGCTTGTCATTTTCACGATGGCAGTCGTTGTAGCTCTCGGGCGGGGCCTGGATATTTCCTGCGGGTGTTTCACGCAGGACCCGGCAACCGGAAAGATAGGCTGGATGAAAGTTCTTCAAAACTCCACGCTCATCGTCCTGACGTTGTTTCTCTACTTTTCAAGATCAGAATCGTTCACTCTCTTCCAATACTTGCTGAAGTTCATTCCAGACGGCACAGAACCCCGGTAA
- a CDS encoding aminotransferase class V-fold PLP-dependent enzyme, which yields MSTPDPQLRSDINRRNFLSLVGKGVGLAALSSATVASLLEDVHAATRTVAHLSPADAAMNEDYWFEIQRSFSTSRGITNLNNGGVSPSPRLVTEALCRYIWQQEDVTAHTLWSILEPQSETVRTGLADIFGCDREEIAITRNASESLEIILMGLNLKSGDEILTTTQDYPRMLTTLRQREQREGLVLRMIKVPIAPSHLDDITAEIEKAITPKTRVILISHVINITGQMMPVKSICNLAKSKGIEVVVDGAHAFAHFEFKQPDIGCDYYGTSLHKWLFAPKGTGLLYVKRDKIEKLWPLMAADKSQKTDIRKFEEIGTHPAAPRLAIGEAILYHNGIGAKRKEERLRYLSRYWMTKLKDLPNVRFHTSWEPNQSCGIANVEIVGIDPGVLSTYLMDKHKILTTAIIHDEFKGIRVTPSVYTTLKELDRFVDVMDGVAKKGLPKS from the coding sequence ATGAGCACCCCAGATCCTCAACTCAGAAGTGACATCAATCGCCGGAACTTTCTCTCCCTGGTCGGCAAGGGTGTCGGACTCGCGGCGCTGTCCTCCGCCACGGTGGCCTCGCTGCTCGAAGATGTCCACGCGGCCACAAGGACGGTTGCGCATCTTTCCCCGGCGGACGCCGCAATGAATGAAGACTACTGGTTCGAGATACAACGCTCGTTCTCGACGTCTCGGGGAATTACCAACCTCAATAACGGGGGCGTCTCCCCGTCTCCGCGTCTCGTGACAGAAGCGCTGTGCCGGTACATCTGGCAACAGGAGGATGTGACCGCACATACGTTGTGGTCGATTCTCGAGCCACAATCTGAGACTGTGCGCACCGGGCTGGCGGACATCTTTGGCTGCGACCGGGAGGAAATCGCGATCACCCGCAACGCGTCGGAATCGCTGGAGATCATCCTGATGGGACTTAACCTGAAATCAGGCGATGAGATCCTGACAACGACCCAGGACTATCCGCGGATGCTGACGACGCTCCGCCAGCGGGAGCAACGCGAGGGCCTCGTCCTCAGGATGATCAAGGTGCCCATCGCACCAAGTCACCTTGACGACATCACGGCCGAAATTGAGAAGGCCATCACCCCGAAAACGCGGGTCATCCTGATTTCACACGTCATCAACATCACGGGGCAGATGATGCCGGTGAAATCGATCTGCAATCTTGCGAAATCCAAAGGGATTGAAGTTGTCGTCGATGGCGCGCACGCGTTCGCGCATTTTGAATTCAAGCAGCCGGACATTGGATGCGACTACTACGGAACCAGTCTTCACAAGTGGTTGTTTGCTCCGAAGGGGACAGGCCTTCTCTACGTAAAAAGAGACAAGATCGAGAAGTTATGGCCCCTGATGGCAGCCGACAAGAGCCAGAAGACCGACATCAGAAAATTCGAGGAAATCGGCACACATCCGGCAGCTCCCCGGCTCGCGATCGGCGAAGCGATCCTCTATCATAACGGGATCGGCGCAAAGCGCAAAGAGGAGCGCCTCCGCTACCTTTCGCGCTATTGGATGACCAAGCTGAAGGACCTCCCGAATGTCAGGTTCCATACTTCGTGGGAACCGAATCAATCGTGCGGCATTGCGAATGTGGAAATTGTCGGTATCGATCCGGGCGTCCTGAGCACATACCTCATGGACAAGCACAAGATACTGACAACCGCTATCATCCACGATGAGTTCAAGGGCATACGAGTGACACCCAGCGTCTATACGACGCTGAAGGAGCTCGACCGCTTCGTGGATGTGATGGACGGCGTGGCGAAGAAGGGTTTGCCGAAGAGCTAG
- a CDS encoding DUF4412 domain-containing protein, giving the protein MTSRILRIVILTSGLILGTHALGLAQEVLEKKSFEGVVSYQIRDVQSIETMTVFMKRGRLRLEGSEQAGGNAVLTDYALKKSYVIISGREQYIELPVIAMPAKQPASPPRINVQKTDSTDTIEDYECDQFLVTVDTLEFEIWATKGLGTAGSFLLERVSAWMWKILEMGYFPMRFIARDATGEESGRFDVTSVTKKSLTESLFRIPSGYERIDPEALQTKQVPKKRKR; this is encoded by the coding sequence ATGACATCCCGCATCCTCCGCATTGTGATTCTCACGTCGGGACTTATCCTTGGAACGCATGCCCTTGGACTTGCACAGGAGGTCCTCGAGAAGAAATCATTTGAGGGAGTTGTCAGCTATCAAATCCGCGACGTGCAAAGCATCGAAACGATGACGGTATTCATGAAGCGGGGGCGATTGAGACTTGAAGGAAGCGAACAAGCCGGCGGCAATGCCGTGCTGACCGACTACGCACTGAAGAAGAGTTATGTCATCATCTCCGGACGGGAACAGTACATCGAGCTCCCTGTCATAGCTATGCCAGCGAAGCAGCCAGCGTCCCCGCCGCGGATCAACGTACAAAAGACAGATTCTACCGATACGATCGAGGATTATGAATGCGATCAGTTCCTCGTGACTGTTGACACGCTCGAATTTGAAATCTGGGCAACCAAAGGACTTGGCACGGCGGGTTCATTCCTTTTAGAACGGGTATCCGCATGGATGTGGAAGATACTGGAAATGGGATACTTCCCCATGCGGTTCATCGCCCGGGATGCAACAGGCGAAGAAAGCGGCCGATTTGACGTCACAAGCGTGACAAAGAAGTCGCTCACCGAATCGCTCTTTCGTATTCCTTCAGGCTACGAGAGAATAGATCCCGAAGCACTCCAAACGAAACAAGTACCGAAGAAGAGAAAGCGATGA